A window from Aliamphritea hakodatensis encodes these proteins:
- a CDS encoding DUF1501 domain-containing protein has product MRHSLNTNRRHLLKSGLGLAGAGLLGGTAPVFSAPAFGATGPAPGDIRLQPARKALVFIMLDGGNDSFNMLVPRDDRHYREYHNSRSNLALPQHSLLPLNNRSDQQGREFGLHPAMPEIQALFNQQKLAFIANIAPMIEPTTKQAMQNGSARLPLGLLSHADQFRHWQTSRPDARINQGWFGYFADALQPRRPDTQIPMNISLAGSNIMQNGILGSHYSITDKGSVGLIVNEEKTPLNQALLENFETLLNTDYGQDPFKQTYLSQTRQAQARHQTYRDATKSTKVNTYFSDSPLSQQLKMVARSIKSADRLNLQQQTYFLRYIGWDHHDELLNNHQRMLQVLSKALGEFQQSLDELGIADQVITFTGSDFGRTLTSNGNGTDHGWGGNTLVMGNAIQGGSIYGRYPSLTLGDANPLDAGDGVLIPTTATDQLYAELARWFGVADKDIHTLFPNLNKHSQTSLSQLI; this is encoded by the coding sequence ATGCGTCATTCTCTGAATACAAACCGCCGTCACTTACTCAAATCCGGTCTGGGTCTGGCGGGCGCCGGACTGCTGGGCGGTACCGCGCCGGTATTTTCAGCACCGGCGTTTGGCGCCACCGGCCCGGCACCGGGGGATATCCGCCTACAACCGGCCCGTAAGGCGCTGGTATTCATTATGCTGGATGGCGGCAACGACAGCTTTAACATGCTGGTTCCGCGGGATGACCGGCACTACCGGGAATACCACAACAGCCGCAGTAATCTGGCCCTGCCACAACACAGCCTGTTACCGTTGAATAACCGCAGCGATCAGCAGGGCAGGGAGTTCGGTCTGCACCCGGCTATGCCGGAAATACAGGCGCTGTTTAATCAGCAAAAGCTGGCGTTTATCGCCAACATCGCTCCCATGATCGAACCCACAACGAAGCAGGCAATGCAGAACGGTTCGGCCCGGCTGCCTCTGGGACTGCTGTCCCACGCAGACCAGTTCAGACACTGGCAAACGTCCCGTCCGGACGCCCGGATTAATCAGGGCTGGTTTGGCTATTTTGCCGACGCCCTGCAACCGCGCCGGCCAGACACGCAGATCCCGATGAATATCTCCCTGGCCGGCAGTAATATCATGCAGAACGGTATTCTGGGCAGCCACTACAGCATTACCGATAAAGGCAGTGTGGGTCTGATCGTTAATGAAGAAAAAACCCCGCTGAATCAGGCATTACTGGAAAACTTTGAAACCCTGCTGAACACAGATTATGGTCAGGATCCGTTTAAACAGACCTATCTGTCCCAGACCCGCCAGGCCCAGGCCCGGCACCAGACTTACCGTGACGCAACGAAATCAACCAAAGTAAACACTTACTTTTCTGATTCTCCTTTATCTCAGCAACTGAAAATGGTTGCCCGCAGCATCAAGTCTGCGGACCGTCTGAATCTGCAGCAGCAGACTTACTTTCTGCGCTATATCGGCTGGGATCATCATGATGAACTGCTGAACAACCACCAGCGTATGCTGCAGGTGCTGAGCAAAGCGCTGGGGGAATTCCAGCAAAGTCTGGATGAACTGGGCATTGCCGATCAGGTCATTACGTTCACCGGATCTGACTTTGGCCGTACCCTGACTTCCAACGGTAACGGCACCGATCACGGCTGGGGCGGCAATACACTGGTCATGGGCAACGCCATTCAGGGCGGCAGCATTTATGGCCGGTATCCGTCGCTGACACTGGGCGACGCCAACCCTCTGGATGCCGGCGACGGTGTGCTGATTCCCACCACCGCCACCGACCAGCTGTACGCCGAACTGGCACGCTGGTTTGGCGTTGCTGATAAAGATATCCACACGCTGTTCCCCAATCTTAACAAGCACAGCCAAACCTCTCTCAGCCAGCTGATCTGA
- a CDS encoding DUF1800 family protein: MNTLSQTSRFLMQGTLGADQQTIQEVSRKGIDNWLNNQLNSTLSSGNSYADSSREIWRYFRSKLLSKYGESAINGESNNPALPYKWYFHMAWWQQSLNTPPEHLLRQRVAQALSEILVISDNSQLELDAVGMGSYYDLLYKHAFGNYSDLLYDVSMHPCMGVYLSHMNNRKAEPAKHIHPDENYAREIMQLFTIGLYELNPDGSRKTDASGRPLASYNNDDIKQLARVFTGLKASGYEYEWNTSFWENSYNGYPVSFDDGIDKTYKVPPFVNMTKPMAIDEDRHDQGSKQLLNGRVKLSAGQGAEREIRSAVKQLVAHPNTAPFIATHLINQLVTSNPSRAYVKAVASKFGKEGNLQAVIREILTYPQQNTVAKKRLPSARQDANQTVQSQKLKSPLLRATQILRAFRAGNRSGRLWLIGDDLQTLVQQHPLSSPTVFNFYKPDFAPHGPLELAGFVAPEFELHTSATSIAYVNMMYYWFFGEYLPAVSTRINSTPGIHNVPELDPDILNRDPENKLQFDFSAEIAMAKDPSKHDELIDQMSLLLTGKTDLSIKPQILEAFKHYRDQPAWVVQTIAFMLTISPEFTVLEA; encoded by the coding sequence ATGAATACCTTATCCCAAACCAGCCGGTTTCTGATGCAGGGCACCCTGGGTGCCGATCAGCAAACCATCCAGGAAGTATCCCGGAAGGGGATAGATAACTGGTTGAATAATCAGCTAAATTCGACTTTATCCTCAGGTAATTCCTATGCGGATAGCAGTCGGGAAATCTGGCGGTATTTCCGCAGTAAGCTGCTCAGCAAGTACGGTGAATCTGCCATCAACGGCGAAAGCAATAACCCGGCGCTGCCATATAAATGGTACTTCCATATGGCCTGGTGGCAGCAGAGCCTGAATACACCGCCGGAACACCTGCTCCGGCAGCGGGTTGCGCAGGCCCTGAGTGAAATACTGGTGATCTCCGATAACTCCCAGCTCGAACTGGATGCCGTGGGGATGGGCAGTTACTACGATCTGCTCTACAAACATGCCTTCGGCAACTACAGCGACCTGCTGTATGACGTCAGCATGCACCCGTGCATGGGGGTGTACCTGTCACATATGAATAACCGTAAAGCAGAGCCCGCTAAGCATATACATCCGGATGAAAACTATGCCCGTGAAATCATGCAGTTATTCACCATTGGCCTGTATGAACTGAACCCGGATGGCAGCCGCAAAACCGATGCATCCGGCCGGCCACTGGCCAGCTATAACAATGACGATATCAAACAACTGGCCCGGGTATTTACCGGCCTGAAAGCCTCCGGTTACGAGTATGAATGGAACACCAGCTTCTGGGAAAACAGTTACAACGGTTACCCCGTCAGCTTTGATGATGGCATAGATAAAACTTACAAAGTGCCGCCATTCGTCAATATGACGAAACCTATGGCCATCGACGAAGACCGCCACGACCAGGGCAGCAAACAACTGCTGAATGGCCGGGTAAAACTTTCAGCCGGGCAGGGCGCTGAACGGGAAATCCGTTCAGCCGTTAAACAGCTGGTGGCCCATCCGAATACCGCCCCCTTCATTGCCACCCATCTGATAAATCAACTGGTGACGTCCAACCCGTCCAGAGCCTATGTGAAAGCGGTCGCATCGAAGTTTGGCAAAGAGGGGAATCTACAAGCCGTCATCCGTGAGATTCTGACTTATCCACAGCAGAATACTGTTGCGAAAAAACGTCTGCCCTCCGCCCGGCAGGACGCTAACCAGACCGTACAGTCCCAGAAACTGAAATCACCGCTGTTGCGCGCCACCCAGATTCTGCGGGCTTTCCGGGCCGGTAACCGGTCTGGCAGGCTGTGGCTGATCGGGGATGATCTGCAAACGCTGGTTCAGCAACATCCGCTATCTTCCCCGACAGTATTCAACTTTTATAAACCGGACTTTGCTCCTCACGGCCCACTGGAACTGGCCGGTTTTGTCGCGCCGGAATTTGAACTCCACACCTCTGCAACCTCAATTGCCTATGTGAATATGATGTATTACTGGTTCTTCGGCGAATACTTACCCGCCGTCAGTACCCGGATAAACAGTACCCCCGGCATCCACAACGTGCCGGAGCTGGACCCGGATATTCTCAACCGGGACCCGGAGAACAAGCTGCAGTTTGATTTCAGTGCTGAAATTGCCATGGCGAAAGACCCGTCTAAACATGATGAACTGATTGATCAGATGAGCCTGCTGCTCACCGGTAAAACAGATCTGAGCATTAAACCGCAGATTCTGGAGGCCTTTAAGCATTACCGGGATCAGCCTGCCTGGGTGGTGCAGACCATTGCGTTCATGCTGACCATCTCCCCTGAATTCACTGTCCTGGAGGCCTGA
- a CDS encoding sterol desaturase family protein, with protein sequence MYDTDLLTASWLEYFEYISFSIYDWVLVFALFFLLLEFGNDAVTKRLNGERILESLSSIFTLVPYFVVEGFIFAGAVYLFYSVHEIIPWKQPVNAYTAMLVLLLADFAYYAEHYFFHKVRLFWLSHSVHHSSTMMNTATAFRFSMFDPILPVFFHFPLILMGFDPILVIGAEVIVLAYQFWLHNEMIGKLGPLEWLFNTPSHHRVHHASDEKYLDKNFGGILIIWDRIFGTFKKEEELPNYGLTTPMTSKNPITVQFYEFPRLYKDLVSARNSREFFGYLFHGPGWRPKGYKARKAAANTAEKATAPTDS encoded by the coding sequence ATGTATGATACCGATCTGCTGACCGCCAGCTGGCTGGAATATTTTGAATACATATCCTTCAGTATTTATGACTGGGTACTGGTATTTGCACTGTTCTTTCTGCTGCTGGAATTCGGTAACGATGCCGTGACCAAACGGCTCAACGGCGAACGTATTCTGGAAAGCCTTTCCAGTATATTTACCCTGGTGCCTTATTTCGTGGTGGAAGGTTTTATCTTTGCCGGCGCCGTATATCTGTTCTACAGCGTCCACGAAATAATCCCCTGGAAACAGCCGGTTAATGCCTATACCGCCATGCTGGTGCTGTTACTGGCAGACTTTGCCTACTATGCGGAACATTACTTTTTCCACAAGGTGCGGCTGTTCTGGTTATCCCACTCGGTGCATCACAGCTCAACCATGATGAACACGGCAACCGCTTTCCGCTTCAGCATGTTTGATCCGATTCTGCCGGTATTCTTCCATTTCCCGCTGATCCTGATGGGCTTCGACCCGATACTGGTCATCGGGGCAGAGGTCATCGTACTGGCGTATCAGTTCTGGCTGCATAACGAAATGATTGGCAAGCTGGGCCCGCTGGAATGGCTGTTCAATACGCCGTCCCATCACCGGGTACATCACGCCTCAGATGAAAAATATCTGGATAAGAACTTCGGCGGCATACTGATCATCTGGGACCGGATCTTCGGCACCTTCAAGAAGGAAGAAGAGTTACCAAACTACGGCCTGACCACACCGATGACCAGCAAAAACCCTATTACCGTGCAGTTCTATGAATTTCCGCGGCTGTATAAAGACCTGGTGAGCGCCCGTAACAGCCGGGAATTCTTCGGCTACCTGTTCCACGGGCCCGGCTGGCGACCGAAAGGCTACAAAGCCCGTAAAGCCGCTGCAAACACTGCTGAAAAGGCGACAGCCCCGACCGACAGCTAA